The Peribacillus sp. FSL E2-0218 genome contains a region encoding:
- a CDS encoding isochorismatase, translated as MAIPAITPYAMPVESELPKNKVSWKVDPSRAVLLVHDMQQYFLDYYTVTESPITELISHIQAIKSRCVDLGIPVVYTAQPGNQNPDDRALLTDFWGPGLDDDINQTKVVDEVAPSEDDIVLTKWRYSAFKRTNLLEMMREQGRDQLIICGVYAHIGCLLTASEAFMQDIEPFLITDAVADFSLDEHKMAIKYAAERCAVTTSTARLLEQLNNGREQEKEDQGLTLDGLRITIADLLGESPSDIGDHEDLVDIGMDSIRMMSLVEILRGKGAEINFMQMAEKPTLAAWWELLSSQKVLA; from the coding sequence ATGGCTATTCCTGCTATCACACCATACGCAATGCCTGTAGAATCCGAGTTACCAAAGAATAAAGTTTCGTGGAAAGTCGATCCATCGCGTGCGGTGCTTCTCGTTCATGACATGCAACAATATTTCCTCGATTACTATACAGTAACCGAATCACCGATAACGGAACTGATTTCGCATATACAGGCAATAAAAAGCCGTTGCGTGGACCTGGGAATCCCTGTTGTCTATACAGCTCAGCCTGGCAATCAGAACCCTGACGATCGTGCACTGCTTACCGATTTCTGGGGCCCGGGACTTGATGACGATATCAATCAAACTAAAGTCGTTGACGAGGTTGCTCCAAGCGAGGATGACATTGTCCTTACTAAATGGCGCTACAGTGCATTCAAACGGACGAATCTCCTTGAAATGATGAGGGAGCAGGGACGTGATCAACTTATCATCTGCGGGGTCTATGCACATATCGGCTGTCTTCTGACGGCAAGCGAGGCCTTCATGCAGGATATCGAGCCATTCCTGATAACCGATGCAGTAGCGGACTTTTCGTTGGATGAACATAAAATGGCGATCAAATACGCAGCTGAACGCTGTGCCGTCACAACATCGACAGCACGATTGCTCGAACAATTGAATAACGGCAGAGAGCAAGAAAAAGAAGATCAAGGTTTGACGTTGGATGGCCTGAGGATTACCATCGCTGACCTTCTGGGCGAATCGCCATCGGATATAGGTGACCATGAAGATCTAGTGGATATAGGAATGGATTCGATTAGAATGATGAGCCTTGTTGAAATCCTAAGAGGAAAAGGGGCGGAAATCAATTTCATGCAGATGGCTGAAAAACCGACACTCGCCGCGTGGTGGGAACTATTATCGTCACAAAAGGTGTTAGCTTGA
- a CDS encoding 4'-phosphopantetheinyl transferase superfamily protein: MVEVYICTLPAKRSEGDLDELFAHVSTKRQVRLKRYHKVDDAYRSLIGDLLLRFILEKRHGSVRGNLEVETNAYGKPFLPKHPSIHYNISHSGEYVVCAFHDAEVGVDIEKNGPFDLELAKGFFTEEEYAEVWEAGDRLSAFYDMWTLKESYIKAVGKGLSMPLRAFNVSRNGMDDIQLTDVHSNKPIADYTCKQYRVDSEYSLAVCAHQGSAAGFIDQPLFVTIEGICEGLKITPKT, translated from the coding sequence ATGGTAGAGGTGTATATATGTACTTTGCCTGCCAAGAGAAGTGAGGGAGACTTGGACGAACTGTTTGCCCATGTTTCAACAAAAAGGCAGGTTCGTCTGAAAAGATACCATAAGGTGGATGATGCATACCGGTCCCTTATAGGGGACTTGCTGCTGAGATTCATTCTTGAAAAACGGCATGGATCGGTTAGGGGAAATTTGGAAGTGGAGACTAATGCATATGGAAAGCCTTTTTTACCCAAGCATCCATCCATCCATTATAATATTTCCCATTCCGGAGAGTATGTGGTTTGTGCCTTCCATGATGCTGAGGTTGGAGTGGACATCGAGAAAAACGGTCCGTTCGATTTGGAGCTGGCAAAAGGTTTCTTTACAGAAGAAGAATATGCCGAGGTCTGGGAAGCGGGAGATAGACTTTCAGCCTTTTATGATATGTGGACCCTGAAGGAAAGCTATATCAAGGCAGTCGGTAAAGGTTTATCCATGCCTTTACGCGCTTTTAATGTGAGCAGGAATGGCATGGATGACATTCAACTGACAGATGTACATAGCAATAAACCAATAGCTGATTATACCTGTAAACAATATAGGGTAGACAGCGAATATAGTCTTGCCGTTTGTGCACATCAAGGAAGTGCCGCAGGATTCATCGATCAGCCCCTATTTGTCACCATCGAAGGGATATGCGAGGGTCTTAAAATAACCCCCAAGACATAA
- a CDS encoding MDR family MFS transporter, with translation MQLDPKAVVSIVYVIAMFMVSMDGTIVNVILPTISKEFNIEPSSTSGINTGYLVSLAVFLPVAGWLGDRFGTKKIFLMALGVFTAASLLCGFANDLQTLNLFRVMQGAGGGVLTPVGMALLFRTFSPEERPKVSRSLVLPIAFAPAIGPIVGGFFAEQLSWRWAFYINVPFGILVILFGLLFLKEHKEPTAGRLDLPGFLLSASGFSMLMYALNAGPAKGWDSPVVLYTGMAGAILVCTFIVVELKVDKPMLDLRLLSDRLFRTLGIISLFSMAGLLGMLFVFPLMYQSSLQASALESGLTTFPEALGLMVASRLMPWTTKKWGIHQVIRIGLLGTIIIFTVISLVGPTANPWVLRALLFSVGICLGHTVVAVQFSTFTNIDSASMGRATTLFNVQNRMGSAVGVAILASILGAAGTSMTGANGDMVVHLASYQFALLGSALFLVAALLWALRLRKDDFKAIMPAKDTAKPHDVKQVRSVSE, from the coding sequence ATGCAGCTTGATCCTAAAGCAGTAGTGAGCATCGTTTATGTCATAGCGATGTTCATGGTTTCGATGGACGGGACGATCGTCAATGTGATCCTGCCAACGATCAGCAAGGAATTTAACATCGAGCCTTCGTCGACGAGTGGAATCAACACCGGGTATTTAGTAAGTCTGGCCGTATTCCTCCCGGTAGCTGGTTGGCTTGGTGATCGCTTTGGCACCAAGAAAATCTTCTTGATGGCCTTGGGTGTCTTCACGGCCGCCTCCCTTTTATGCGGATTCGCGAATGATCTCCAAACCTTGAACTTGTTCCGGGTTATGCAGGGGGCAGGGGGCGGTGTCCTGACACCGGTTGGAATGGCGCTTTTATTTAGGACATTCTCTCCTGAAGAACGGCCGAAGGTATCCCGGTCGCTTGTGCTGCCGATTGCCTTCGCGCCAGCCATTGGTCCTATAGTTGGCGGATTCTTTGCCGAACAGCTGTCATGGCGCTGGGCGTTTTATATAAATGTCCCTTTCGGCATTCTCGTTATATTATTCGGCTTACTTTTTTTAAAAGAACACAAGGAACCAACCGCAGGCAGGCTGGACCTCCCGGGATTCTTGCTTTCGGCATCTGGATTCTCCATGCTGATGTATGCACTGAACGCAGGGCCGGCTAAAGGGTGGGATTCCCCCGTGGTCCTGTATACAGGAATGGCTGGAGCGATTCTTGTTTGCACATTCATTGTAGTGGAGTTAAAAGTGGACAAACCGATGCTTGATTTGCGTTTATTATCCGACCGATTATTTCGGACGTTGGGCATCATTTCTTTATTTTCAATGGCAGGGTTATTGGGGATGCTCTTTGTATTCCCGTTAATGTATCAAAGTTCGCTTCAGGCTTCAGCTTTAGAAAGCGGCCTGACAACTTTTCCGGAAGCGCTGGGTTTAATGGTGGCGTCGCGGCTGATGCCTTGGACCACTAAAAAATGGGGAATCCATCAGGTGATCCGGATAGGCCTGCTTGGCACGATCATCATATTCACAGTGATAAGCCTGGTTGGGCCGACAGCCAACCCATGGGTCCTGCGTGCTTTATTATTCAGCGTCGGGATATGCTTGGGACACACGGTCGTTGCGGTACAATTCTCTACTTTCACAAATATCGACTCGGCTTCCATGGGAAGGGCAACGACATTGTTCAATGTGCAAAACCGAATGGGTTCCGCCGTTGGTGTAGCCATCCTGGCGAGCATTCTCGGGGCAGCCGGTACGAGCATGACGGGAGCGAATGGGGATATGGTGGTTCATTTAGCCTCTTATCAATTCGCCCTCCTCGGCTCAGCCTTGTTCCTCGTCGCTGCATTATTGTGGGCCCTGCGTTTGAGGAAGGATGATTTCAAAGCCATCATGCCAGCAAAGGATACTGCCAAGCCCCATGATGTAAAACAGGTCAGAAGCGTCAGTGAGTGA
- a CDS encoding MbtH family protein produces MTNPFENENGIYNVLINEEGQHSLWPAFLVIPSGWSVIYREESRQDCLKYINTNWTDLQPKSLKLVASSDGTK; encoded by the coding sequence ATGACCAACCCTTTCGAGAATGAAAACGGCATCTACAATGTGTTAATAAATGAAGAAGGTCAGCATTCCCTTTGGCCCGCTTTTCTTGTTATTCCATCCGGCTGGTCCGTCATATACCGGGAGGAAAGCCGGCAGGATTGCTTGAAGTACATCAACACGAACTGGACGGACTTGCAGCCAAAAAGCTTGAAGCTAGTTGCCAGCAGTGACGGAACAAAGTGA
- a CDS encoding amino acid adenylation domain-containing protein, with product MQDQDVRWNLTGAQSGIWFAQQLEPDNPIYNTGEYIEIAGQIDIVHFEQALTQAVKEAEFLHVRFGEDHEGPFQMSGESLDFPFTFMDLSEEENSRHKAIQWMKEDLAHPIDLKHDPLFNQVLFKVESDRFFWYQRIHHIVMDAFGFSLISQRVAKLYTALQKGGNVNEAAFSPLRTLLEEEKAYRNSEKFESDRQFWLERFADQPEVMSLADRAPRTSKGFLSQTGYLSPSATQALKANAHTYSGSWHEVVIAVTAAYVNRLTGSEDVILSLPMMGRLGSSSLNIPSMVMNLLPLRLSVKPEMSFKELVQQVSKEVRNIRRHQNYRHEELRRDLKLLGDNQRLFGPQINVMPFDYGLDFSGIKAITHKLATGPVDDLSINIYDKSDGKGLRIDIDANPEVYGLEDLGTHHARFLSFLEKVAIAEEDRSIGEVELLLPEEHQQVLLEWNCTATELPTGPLPRLFEYQVRKTPDWTAVIDDNEVLTYKDLNRRVNQLSHLLLQKRLGPEKFVAIALTRSVDMVISMLAVLKTGAAYLPIDPDYPSDRIEFMLEDARPAAIITSKGIASKLTDAKGAERILLDEQETALALAQQPDANVEDGNRKGTMSPLNPAYMIYTSGSTGKPKGVVIQSQSLINFLSSMQNEFSLDHRDRLLAVTTIAFDISGLEIFLPLLNGASCVIAAKETIQDPKTLSEMIVQHEISIMQATPTLWHSLVANYPDVIKNFRVLVGGEALSISLTNALHELGCEVTNLYGPTETTIWSSALTLDPEQSGMPSIGKPLWNTQVYVLDAALKPVPKGTVGELYIAGTGLARGYLGRPDLTAERFVANPYGPKGSRMYRTGDLVRWRSDGTLDYISRADHQIKIRGFRIELGEIEARLTRHPDIEQAAVIVREDQPGEKRIVAYIVPSLGVTVDVVEIREFVGSVLPEYMVPSAIVELEELPLTPNGKLNRKELPAPDLSGLVSERAPRTPQEEIVSDLFAEVLGLSRVGIDDSFFNLGGHSLLASTLMVRIRETFGVEIGIGKLFETPTVSGLVKQLSNGRSARLPVKKAKRPKQVPLSFAQRRLWFLHSLEGPSPTYNIPLVVEMSGELDTGALEAALNDVVERHEALRTLFPVTLGTAHQYVLDPSEAQVELLVSHIKEAELEAEIATATRYSFNLAKEPAICAQLFTMAPDKHVLVLLLHHIAGDGWSLTPLTRDLTAAYASRIKGDEPNLPPLPVQYADYAIWQDDLLGSERDEASLANEQIDYWKEILANLPDQLELSTDFPRPLESSYRGDTIDFSINPDMHRRLLDLARENGVSLFMVLQSGLTALLTRLGAGNDIPIGSPIAGRSDDALSDLVGMFINTLVLRTDTSGDPTFRELLDRVRRVNLQAYEHQDLPFERLVEVLNPVRSRSRHPLFQIMLALQNTPDPKLELPGVQSNLKLYSVGASKFDLTMEFREVHAENGRPDGISGFLEYSTDLFKRETAEMLIYRLLRLLDGALSEPDQHIGLLDILAPEERQKILVDWNGSSDEIEHASIPSLLEEQVKKYPQHIALVFGETSLTYEEVNKKANQLARLLIAKGIGPEQFVALALPRSLEMVIGLLAVLKAGAAYLPLDPEYPADRLSFMLSDAQPACVLTDSSVASKLPDMKDISQIILDEASTIEELEHHSPINPTDVDRIRPLSPLNSAYIIYTSGSTGVPKGVVVPHQNVIRLFGSTQYWYGFDSNDVWTMFHSYAFDFSVWEIWGALLHGGKLVVVPHSISRSPMEFLGLLVKEGVTVLNQTPSAFYQLMQADREMPEIGQQLALRYVIYGGEALELSRLEDWYGRHPENAPYLINMYGITETTVHVSYLELNRDITSIKANSLIGCAIPDLGVYVLDAVLQPVPPGVVGELYVSGPGLARGYLGRPGLTADRFVANPFSSSGERMYRTGDLARWREDGSLDYMGRADHQIKIRGFRIELGEIEATVAQHSDIEQVAVVVREDNPGDKRLVAYVVPGSNVTFDAAHVRRSVAEGLPDYMVPSAFVEMEELPLTPNGKLDRKALPAPEFGAVQSGRGPRTPQEEILCDLFMEVLDLPHVGIDDGFFDLGGHSLLAVHLMSKIREALGVELSIGNLFEAPTVAGLAERLEMGTSQSALDVLLPLRKNGRELPLFCVHPAGGLSWCYAGLMTALGPDYPIYGLQARGIAQKEAFPKTLIEMAADYIEQLRTIQPKGPYHLLGWSLGGNVVHAMATQLQNEGEDVRLVAILDAYPSHFLPINEAPDDEEALIALLALGGYDPDTLGDQPLDNASAIEILRRDGSALASLEEETILNLKETYVNSVRIMSEYKPKTFKGDVLFFRSTIIPDWFDPIHPETWKPFIHGEIEQHNIHCRHKDMCQPGPLAEIGQVIAEKLINLQKSAKIYEGGDN from the coding sequence ATTCAGGATCAAGATGTGCGCTGGAATTTGACCGGCGCACAATCCGGTATCTGGTTCGCTCAGCAGCTGGAGCCGGATAACCCGATATATAACACAGGGGAATACATAGAAATAGCCGGACAAATTGATATCGTGCATTTTGAACAGGCACTGACGCAGGCGGTCAAGGAGGCGGAGTTTTTACATGTCCGCTTTGGCGAAGATCATGAAGGTCCGTTTCAAATGAGTGGGGAATCGCTTGATTTTCCTTTTACATTCATGGACTTAAGCGAAGAGGAAAACTCCCGGCACAAGGCCATCCAATGGATGAAGGAAGATTTGGCTCATCCAATAGACTTGAAACATGACCCGCTCTTCAATCAAGTTTTATTCAAGGTGGAATCGGACCGCTTTTTCTGGTATCAACGCATTCACCATATTGTCATGGATGCATTTGGGTTTTCCCTTATCTCACAACGTGTAGCCAAATTATATACGGCACTTCAAAAAGGGGGAAATGTGAACGAAGCTGCCTTTTCCCCCCTACGTACACTGCTTGAGGAAGAGAAGGCATATAGGAATTCCGAAAAGTTCGAAAGTGATCGCCAGTTTTGGCTAGAACGTTTTGCCGATCAGCCGGAGGTCATGAGCCTAGCGGATCGTGCACCCAGGACCTCTAAAGGCTTTCTTAGCCAAACGGGTTATTTATCACCTTCCGCTACACAAGCTTTAAAAGCGAACGCCCATACATATTCGGGAAGCTGGCATGAAGTGGTGATTGCGGTGACGGCCGCTTATGTGAACCGTTTGACAGGATCGGAAGACGTCATCCTCAGTTTACCGATGATGGGACGGTTGGGGTCTTCCTCATTGAACATCCCGAGCATGGTCATGAATCTGTTGCCGCTGCGTTTGTCTGTAAAGCCTGAGATGAGCTTCAAAGAATTGGTGCAGCAAGTGTCCAAGGAGGTCCGCAATATCCGCCGCCATCAAAACTACCGTCATGAGGAATTGCGCCGAGATCTTAAATTGCTGGGTGATAACCAGCGATTATTCGGACCGCAAATCAATGTCATGCCGTTTGACTATGGCCTCGATTTTTCAGGAATCAAGGCGATCACACATAAGCTTGCCACCGGTCCTGTCGATGATTTGTCGATTAACATCTATGACAAGTCTGATGGAAAAGGGCTGAGGATCGATATTGATGCGAACCCGGAAGTATATGGCCTCGAAGATTTAGGTACCCATCATGCACGGTTTTTGAGCTTTCTTGAAAAGGTTGCGATTGCAGAGGAAGATCGTTCGATCGGTGAAGTTGAACTTCTATTGCCCGAGGAACACCAGCAGGTCCTGCTTGAATGGAATTGTACGGCAACAGAGCTCCCAACTGGACCTTTACCCCGATTGTTCGAGTACCAGGTGCGAAAAACCCCTGATTGGACGGCCGTAATCGATGATAACGAAGTTCTTACATATAAAGATTTAAACAGGCGGGTCAATCAACTGTCACACCTCCTTTTGCAGAAGAGGCTGGGACCTGAGAAATTCGTGGCGATCGCTTTGACGCGTTCGGTGGATATGGTCATTTCCATGTTAGCGGTTTTAAAGACGGGAGCGGCATATTTGCCTATCGACCCGGATTATCCATCAGATCGAATCGAATTCATGCTGGAAGATGCCAGGCCAGCAGCCATCATAACCAGTAAAGGGATTGCCTCGAAACTAACGGATGCCAAAGGAGCGGAGCGCATCTTATTGGACGAGCAAGAGACCGCTCTAGCGCTAGCGCAACAGCCGGATGCAAATGTGGAGGATGGAAACAGGAAGGGAACGATGTCCCCGCTTAACCCGGCTTATATGATTTACACTTCGGGTTCTACCGGGAAGCCAAAAGGTGTCGTGATTCAATCGCAAAGCCTTATCAATTTCCTATCTTCAATGCAAAACGAATTTTCCTTGGATCATCGCGACCGTCTCCTGGCTGTTACAACCATTGCCTTTGATATATCCGGTTTGGAAATCTTCCTGCCGCTTTTGAATGGGGCAAGCTGTGTCATTGCCGCTAAGGAAACGATTCAAGATCCGAAGACCTTGTCCGAGATGATCGTTCAGCATGAGATAAGCATCATGCAGGCCACACCAACGCTTTGGCATTCACTTGTAGCGAATTATCCTGATGTGATAAAGAATTTCCGGGTGTTAGTTGGCGGAGAGGCCCTTTCGATCAGCCTGACAAACGCTTTACATGAATTAGGATGTGAAGTGACGAACCTGTACGGACCGACGGAAACAACGATATGGTCTTCAGCCCTTACCCTTGATCCGGAACAGAGCGGTATGCCATCGATCGGCAAGCCACTTTGGAATACACAGGTATATGTGCTTGATGCAGCCTTGAAGCCCGTTCCTAAAGGGACTGTAGGGGAATTATATATCGCGGGTACAGGGCTTGCGCGTGGATATTTAGGACGCCCGGATTTAACTGCTGAGCGGTTTGTCGCTAATCCGTATGGTCCAAAGGGCAGCCGCATGTATCGCACCGGTGATCTTGTTCGTTGGCGTAGTGATGGCACACTGGATTATATCAGCCGTGCCGATCATCAAATCAAAATAAGAGGGTTCCGCATTGAATTAGGGGAAATCGAAGCAAGGCTTACCCGGCATCCTGACATCGAGCAGGCGGCAGTCATCGTACGCGAAGATCAGCCGGGCGAGAAACGGATCGTTGCCTATATCGTTCCTTCTTTGGGAGTGACGGTCGATGTTGTGGAAATACGGGAATTTGTAGGTAGTGTTTTGCCGGAATACATGGTCCCATCCGCTATCGTTGAGCTTGAGGAGTTGCCATTGACTCCAAATGGAAAGCTCAACAGGAAGGAATTGCCCGCGCCTGATCTTTCTGGCCTTGTTTCCGAACGTGCTCCCAGAACACCGCAGGAGGAAATCGTCAGCGATCTTTTCGCCGAGGTCCTAGGCCTTTCAAGGGTGGGTATCGATGATAGCTTCTTTAATTTAGGCGGTCACTCTCTGCTTGCCTCGACTTTGATGGTTCGAATAAGAGAAACATTCGGAGTTGAAATAGGCATTGGTAAATTGTTCGAGACACCGACCGTTTCCGGTCTTGTCAAACAGCTTTCCAACGGGAGAAGTGCAAGGTTGCCTGTTAAAAAGGCAAAAAGGCCAAAACAGGTGCCTCTTTCCTTTGCCCAGCGGCGATTATGGTTCCTTCATAGCCTGGAAGGTCCGAGCCCGACGTATAACATTCCGCTCGTGGTTGAAATGTCCGGCGAACTCGATACCGGGGCACTCGAAGCGGCGCTCAATGATGTAGTCGAGCGCCATGAAGCTTTGCGTACACTCTTTCCCGTTACATTGGGTACAGCTCATCAATATGTGCTCGATCCTTCCGAGGCGCAAGTGGAATTATTGGTATCGCATATAAAAGAGGCCGAGCTTGAAGCGGAAATCGCGACGGCTACGAGATATAGTTTCAATCTTGCGAAAGAACCGGCCATTTGTGCCCAGCTTTTCACAATGGCCCCTGACAAGCATGTATTGGTTTTATTATTACATCATATTGCAGGAGATGGATGGTCGTTAACACCGCTTACTCGCGATCTGACCGCAGCTTATGCTTCGCGAATTAAAGGTGACGAACCGAACCTTCCGCCGTTGCCTGTACAGTATGCCGATTATGCAATCTGGCAGGATGATCTTTTAGGAAGCGAACGTGATGAAGCCAGTTTAGCCAATGAACAAATCGATTATTGGAAAGAGATATTAGCAAACCTGCCAGACCAATTGGAATTGTCAACCGATTTTCCGCGGCCACTCGAATCCAGCTATCGCGGCGATACGATCGATTTTTCGATAAATCCCGACATGCATCGGCGTTTATTGGATTTGGCTCGTGAAAATGGCGTCAGCTTATTCATGGTATTGCAATCCGGCCTGACTGCACTTCTCACTCGCCTTGGCGCCGGTAACGATATTCCGATCGGAAGTCCGATAGCGGGTCGCAGTGATGATGCTTTAAGCGACCTGGTAGGGATGTTCATCAACACCTTGGTATTAAGGACGGATACATCAGGTGATCCTACTTTCCGGGAGCTTCTTGACAGGGTGCGGAGGGTCAATTTACAAGCTTATGAGCACCAGGACCTGCCGTTTGAGCGACTGGTGGAGGTGCTGAATCCAGTCCGGTCACGCTCTAGGCATCCGTTATTCCAGATCATGCTTGCGCTGCAGAATACACCAGATCCTAAATTGGAGCTTCCAGGGGTGCAATCCAACCTGAAGCTATACAGCGTAGGTGCTTCGAAGTTCGATTTGACCATGGAATTCCGAGAAGTGCACGCTGAAAATGGCAGGCCGGATGGAATCAGCGGGTTCCTTGAATATAGTACAGATCTCTTTAAACGGGAAACTGCCGAAATGCTAATCTATCGTTTATTAAGACTATTGGACGGCGCCCTTTCGGAACCCGATCAGCATATAGGGCTTTTGGATATACTGGCACCTGAAGAGCGTCAAAAAATCCTAGTGGACTGGAATGGAAGTTCCGATGAAATAGAGCATGCGAGCATACCTTCACTGCTTGAAGAACAGGTGAAAAAGTATCCTCAACATATTGCCTTGGTATTTGGTGAAACTTCATTGACATATGAAGAGGTGAACAAAAAGGCGAACCAGCTTGCCCGCCTACTCATTGCGAAAGGGATAGGACCGGAGCAATTTGTCGCATTGGCCTTGCCTAGATCATTGGAAATGGTTATCGGCCTGCTGGCTGTACTCAAGGCAGGAGCCGCATACCTGCCGCTGGATCCAGAGTATCCGGCGGACCGGTTATCGTTCATGCTCTCTGATGCCCAGCCTGCATGTGTTCTGACCGATTCGAGTGTAGCATCGAAGCTGCCTGATATGAAAGATATCAGCCAAATCATCCTGGATGAAGCGAGTACCATTGAAGAATTAGAGCATCATTCGCCGATCAATCCAACGGATGTTGACCGCATCCGCCCGTTATCACCCCTGAATTCGGCGTATATCATCTATACTTCCGGTTCGACCGGTGTACCAAAAGGGGTTGTCGTTCCGCACCAGAATGTAATCAGACTATTTGGGTCGACGCAGTATTGGTACGGTTTCGATTCCAATGATGTGTGGACGATGTTCCACTCCTATGCTTTTGACTTTTCGGTGTGGGAAATTTGGGGAGCATTACTCCACGGAGGCAAGCTTGTTGTCGTGCCGCACTCGATCAGCCGATCACCTATGGAATTTTTAGGGCTATTGGTTAAAGAAGGAGTAACGGTCCTGAATCAGACCCCATCGGCATTTTATCAATTGATGCAGGCCGATCGGGAAATGCCGGAAATTGGGCAGCAACTTGCTTTGCGCTATGTGATTTATGGCGGGGAGGCACTAGAACTAAGCCGTTTGGAGGATTGGTATGGCCGTCATCCGGAAAATGCACCATATCTCATCAACATGTATGGAATTACGGAAACGACCGTTCATGTCAGCTATCTAGAGCTTAATCGTGATATTACATCCATAAAAGCCAATAGCCTCATTGGGTGCGCGATACCCGATCTTGGGGTGTATGTGTTGGATGCCGTCTTACAGCCTGTTCCGCCAGGGGTAGTGGGGGAACTCTATGTTTCCGGGCCAGGCCTTGCCCGTGGGTATTTGGGACGCCCTGGCTTGACGGCGGACCGTTTTGTCGCCAACCCATTCAGTTCATCAGGTGAGAGGATGTACCGTACCGGGGATTTGGCTCGCTGGCGCGAGGATGGATCATTGGATTATATGGGGCGTGCCGATCATCAAATCAAAATCCGCGGATTCCGTATTGAATTGGGTGAAATAGAGGCAACGGTCGCCCAACACTCCGATATTGAACAAGTTGCGGTAGTGGTTCGTGAAGATAACCCCGGTGATAAGCGACTGGTCGCATATGTCGTACCTGGATCAAATGTGACCTTCGATGCTGCACATGTACGTCGTTCAGTAGCTGAAGGCCTTCCGGATTATATGGTTCCTTCCGCTTTCGTTGAAATGGAAGAACTGCCTTTGACACCGAATGGCAAGTTGGACCGTAAAGCATTGCCGGCGCCGGAATTCGGTGCCGTACAATCGGGACGCGGGCCGAGAACGCCGCAGGAGGAGATTCTTTGCGATCTGTTTATGGAGGTTCTAGATTTACCTCATGTCGGAATAGATGATGGATTCTTCGATCTAGGCGGTCACTCGCTGCTAGCTGTCCATTTGATGAGCAAAATCCGTGAAGCACTTGGGGTCGAGCTTAGTATTGGTAACCTATTCGAAGCTCCGACTGTTGCGGGGCTGGCAGAACGCTTGGAAATGGGCACGAGCCAAAGTGCATTGGACGTCCTGCTGCCACTTAGGAAAAATGGGAGGGAACTTCCGTTGTTTTGCGTACATCCGGCGGGCGGACTTAGCTGGTGCTACGCTGGATTGATGACTGCGCTTGGACCTGACTATCCAATCTACGGGTTACAAGCACGAGGCATAGCTCAGAAAGAGGCATTCCCGAAAACGCTGATTGAAATGGCGGCCGACTATATTGAACAGTTGCGGACGATCCAGCCAAAAGGCCCTTACCATCTATTGGGTTGGTCTCTCGGAGGCAATGTCGTTCATGCAATGGCAACCCAACTGCAAAATGAGGGAGAGGACGTACGCCTTGTTGCAATCCTAGATGCATATCCAAGTCATTTCCTGCCTATAAATGAGGCGCCGGATGATGAGGAAGCTTTAATCGCGCTGCTTGCATTGGGTGGATACGATCCTGATACATTAGGAGACCAGCCGTTGGATAATGCTAGTGCCATAGAAATCCTGCGTCGTGACGGAAGTGCATTGGCCAGTTTAGAAGAGGAAACGATCCTGAACCTGAAAGAGACATATGTGAATTCAGTCCGGATCATGAGTGAGTATAAACCAAAGACCTTTAAAGGGGATGTGCTCTTCTTTAGGTCGACGATCATCCCGGATTGGTTCGATCCGATTCACCCAGAGACTTGGAAGCCATTCATTCACGGTGAAATAGAACAGCATAATATCCATTGCCGCCATAAGGATATGTGTCAGCCAGGACCGCTTGCTGAAATTGGCCAAGTAATTGCTGAAAAACTCATCAATCTGCAGAAGTCAGCAAAGATTTATGAAGGAGGAGATAACTGA